In the Ruminococcus sp. OA3 genome, one interval contains:
- a CDS encoding MerR family transcriptional regulator, producing the protein MKDLFSIGEVARMFDINAKTLRYYDETGLLKPEKINAETGYRYYSTRQFERLNTILYLRALQIPLERISYFFQCKDTDTMIQILRSQQKEIQIQMHRLQTIEKKLSSRISQIEDAKNCTLDSILLKSYPERPVFFLKKEFPVTDDLEYPIRELEKACRIQSGIFLGKIGVSISETSIRSSDFSNFSGIFLMLEPEDHRHPDASLPAGMYLTIRFPGTHTQSSLYYSKLLEHMKNCNLSIFGNSVEITLIDDGMTDDVDQFVTEIQIPVIPSE; encoded by the coding sequence ATGAAAGATCTATTCAGTATCGGTGAAGTTGCACGAATGTTTGATATAAATGCAAAAACTCTGCGATATTATGACGAAACCGGACTTTTAAAACCGGAAAAAATCAACGCAGAAACCGGTTACCGCTATTATTCTACCCGGCAGTTTGAACGCCTTAACACGATTTTATACCTGAGAGCACTGCAGATACCTCTGGAGCGAATTTCCTATTTCTTTCAGTGCAAAGACACAGATACAATGATACAGATCCTGAGATCTCAGCAGAAAGAGATTCAGATACAGATGCACAGACTGCAGACTATAGAGAAAAAATTATCATCCAGGATCAGCCAGATTGAAGATGCGAAAAACTGCACTCTGGACAGTATACTGCTGAAATCGTATCCTGAGCGTCCTGTTTTTTTCCTCAAAAAAGAATTCCCCGTGACAGATGATCTGGAATATCCCATACGCGAACTTGAAAAAGCCTGCCGGATACAATCTGGTATATTCCTTGGAAAAATTGGTGTTTCCATCTCAGAAACATCCATCCGCAGCTCTGACTTCTCGAATTTTTCCGGCATCTTTCTGATGCTGGAACCGGAAGACCACAGACATCCGGATGCATCTCTGCCCGCTGGAATGTATCTTACTATCCGTTTTCCCGGAACACACACACAATCTTCGTTATACTATTCGAAGCTGTTGGAACACATGAAAAACTGCAATCTCAGCATCTTCGGCAATTCCGTTGAGATCACCCTGATTGATGACGGAATGACCGATGACGTAGATCAGTTTGTCACAGAAATTCAGATTCCCGTTATACCTTCCGAATAA
- a CDS encoding DUF554 domain-containing protein, producing MIGTIVNTGTILLGSVLGSALKKGIHEKYQGALYNAMGLAAVGLGINSIVGNMSDSSYPVLFIVSLALGCLAGTVLNIDGKFNQLVGRLGKSELSQGLSTGILLYCIGSLSILGPIQSALYGDHTFLFTNATLDFVTSTVLASTYGIGMALAAPVLFCWQGLIYLCATYLQNFLTDSLMAEVTIVGGFLIAASGLGILKIKDCKTLNMLPALLVPVIFFLILKFIL from the coding sequence ATGATAGGTACAATCGTAAACACAGGAACTATCCTCCTTGGCAGTGTTCTCGGAAGTGCGCTGAAAAAAGGAATCCACGAAAAATACCAGGGGGCTCTGTACAATGCCATGGGGCTTGCCGCCGTAGGGCTTGGTATCAATTCCATTGTTGGAAATATGTCAGACAGCAGCTACCCTGTTCTTTTTATCGTAAGCCTTGCGCTCGGCTGTCTGGCTGGTACGGTTCTCAATATCGATGGTAAATTCAACCAGCTGGTCGGACGTCTCGGAAAATCCGAACTCAGCCAGGGTCTTTCTACCGGAATCCTGCTCTACTGCATTGGCAGTCTTTCTATTCTGGGTCCAATACAGAGCGCCCTGTACGGGGATCACACGTTTCTTTTTACGAATGCAACTCTTGATTTTGTCACTTCCACAGTGCTCGCTTCCACATACGGAATCGGCATGGCACTTGCAGCGCCTGTTTTATTCTGCTGGCAGGGTCTGATCTATCTGTGTGCCACATACCTACAGAATTTTCTTACTGATTCCCTTATGGCGGAGGTTACAATCGTTGGAGGGTTTTTAATTGCCGCGTCAGGTCTGGGGATCCTTAAAATCAAAGACTGCAAGACGCTGAATATGCTTCCGGCTCTGCTGGTACCAGTCATATTCTTTTTGATCCTAAAGTTTATCTTATAA
- a CDS encoding LysM peptidoglycan-binding domain-containing protein — MKRRRRTRNRRRIQLTVTAVSFLILSAVLIQFSADKIGAQSDISKITYKYYTSHYVERGESLWSIAQEYMTDEYRSVEAYISEIQDINGLHGTKLQQGSHICVPYYSLKHN; from the coding sequence ATGAAGAGGAGAAGGCGTACAAGAAACAGAAGAAGAATCCAGTTGACCGTGACAGCGGTATCCTTCCTGATACTAAGTGCGGTACTGATTCAATTCAGCGCAGATAAAATTGGTGCGCAGAGTGATATTTCCAAGATTACTTATAAATATTATACCAGTCACTATGTTGAGCGCGGGGAAAGTCTGTGGAGTATTGCACAGGAGTATATGACAGATGAATATAGATCAGTTGAGGCGTACATTTCTGAAATTCAGGACATCAATGGACTTCACGGGACAAAACTTCAGCAGGGAAGTCATATTTGCGTACCCTATTATTCATTGAAACATAACTGA
- the lexA gene encoding transcriptional repressor LexA, with product MAYGKISKKQQEILDYIKSEIINRGFPPAVREICEAVNLKSTSSVHSHLETLEKNGYIRRDPTKPRAIEILDDNFNTARCEMVNVPVVGRVAAGEPILAVENIENYFPIPAEHMPKSDAFILEIHGESMINAGILDGDYVLVQSQHTADNGNMVVALIDDSATVKTFYKENGYYRLQPENDDMEPIIVEEGLEILGKVVGVMRFMKS from the coding sequence ATGGCCTATGGTAAGATAAGCAAAAAACAACAGGAAATCCTCGATTACATAAAAAGTGAGATTATCAACCGCGGATTTCCGCCTGCGGTCCGTGAAATCTGCGAGGCCGTCAATCTGAAGTCAACATCCTCCGTTCACTCCCATCTGGAAACACTGGAAAAGAACGGTTATATCCGCAGAGACCCTACCAAACCACGTGCAATCGAGATTCTGGACGATAATTTCAACACAGCACGCTGTGAAATGGTCAATGTCCCTGTCGTAGGGCGTGTGGCTGCCGGTGAACCTATTCTTGCGGTTGAAAATATTGAGAATTATTTTCCGATTCCTGCAGAACATATGCCGAAATCTGACGCATTTATTCTGGAAATTCATGGTGAAAGTATGATTAACGCAGGTATCCTCGACGGAGATTACGTGCTGGTGCAGAGCCAGCACACAGCTGACAACGGAAACATGGTTGTCGCTCTGATCGACGATTCAGCAACCGTCAAAACATTTTATAAAGAAAACGGATATTACCGCCTGCAGCCTGAGAATGATGATATGGAGCCTATCATCGTAGAAGAAGGTCTTGAAATCCTTGGAAAAGTAGTCGGCGTGATGAGATTTATGAAATCCTGA
- the rsfS gene encoding ribosome silencing factor, whose protein sequence is MTGKDMARTACLALEDKKAVDIKVIDIEQVSTLADYFIIASGTNRSQVQALAENVEEMLEKAGSRPKQIEGYQNANWILMDYGDLVIHIFDEENRLFYDLERIWRDGTSVSVASLED, encoded by the coding sequence ATGACGGGAAAAGATATGGCAAGAACAGCCTGCCTGGCATTGGAAGATAAGAAAGCAGTGGATATCAAAGTGATCGACATTGAACAGGTGTCTACACTTGCTGATTATTTCATTATTGCAAGCGGTACGAACCGCAGTCAGGTTCAGGCACTGGCTGAAAATGTAGAAGAGATGCTGGAGAAAGCCGGAAGTCGTCCGAAACAGATCGAAGGTTACCAGAATGCAAACTGGATTTTAATGGATTACGGTGACCTGGTGATACACATTTTTGATGAGGAAAACCGTTTATTCTATGACCTGGAAAGAATCTGGAGAGACGGAACTTCTGTATCTGTAGCTTCTCTGGAAGATTGA
- the yqeK gene encoding bis(5'-nucleosyl)-tetraphosphatase (symmetrical) YqeK, whose amino-acid sequence MAEQKYDLIKLERKLKNHLDRQRFQHTTGVMYTAVCMGMVHGGDPVKLQLAGLLHDCAKCIPDEKKLRLCGKYGITASHYEMTHPYMLHAKLGAHLAKKKFDIRDPEVLSAITWHTTGKAAMTVLEKIIYIADYIEPGRYKAPRLDEIRKMAFRDLDECMYMILHDTLAYLKTVEKEIDTVTESAYEYYCNLHNQG is encoded by the coding sequence GTGGCAGAACAAAAGTATGATTTAATAAAGCTGGAAAGAAAATTGAAAAACCATCTGGACCGCCAGCGTTTTCAACATACGACAGGCGTTATGTACACGGCCGTATGTATGGGCATGGTTCACGGCGGAGATCCTGTTAAGCTGCAGCTCGCGGGGCTTTTGCACGACTGTGCAAAGTGTATACCGGATGAAAAAAAACTGCGGTTATGCGGAAAATACGGAATTACGGCATCTCACTATGAGATGACGCATCCATACATGCTGCATGCAAAACTTGGCGCACATCTTGCGAAAAAAAAGTTTGACATCCGAGACCCGGAAGTACTTTCCGCTATTACGTGGCATACTACGGGAAAAGCGGCTATGACGGTACTGGAAAAAATCATTTATATTGCAGATTACATTGAACCCGGGCGATATAAGGCCCCGCGGCTTGATGAAATCCGAAAAATGGCGTTCAGAGATTTGGATGAATGTATGTATATGATACTTCATGACACGCTGGCGTATCTGAAAACAGTTGAAAAAGAAATCGATACTGTTACAGAAAGTGCATATGAGTATTATTGCAATCTGCATAATCAGGGATAA
- the nadD gene encoding nicotinate-nucleotide adenylyltransferase gives MQKEQKIGIMGGTFDPIHVGHLILGETAYEQFGLEKVLFLPAGNPPHKKNRRGRATDEQRVEMVARAISDNPHFELSLVEMNEDGYTYTFRTLERLNEEYPENEYYFIIGADSLFNFETWKEPERICAAAKIVVATRDHTMDEKIVAEMKRLSQKYSGSFLKLDSLNIDVSSQMLRSWIEEERTIKYYVPNRVIDYIYENRIYR, from the coding sequence ATGCAAAAAGAACAAAAAATCGGTATCATGGGAGGAACCTTTGATCCGATTCACGTTGGACATTTGATTCTGGGTGAAACTGCATACGAACAGTTTGGTCTGGAAAAAGTTCTTTTTTTGCCGGCAGGTAATCCGCCGCATAAGAAGAACCGCAGAGGCCGTGCGACTGACGAGCAGCGGGTGGAGATGGTTGCACGTGCGATCTCGGATAATCCTCATTTTGAATTATCGCTTGTGGAGATGAATGAGGATGGCTACACGTATACTTTTAGAACACTTGAACGGCTGAATGAAGAATACCCGGAAAATGAGTATTATTTCATCATTGGTGCGGACTCGCTGTTTAATTTTGAGACCTGGAAAGAACCAGAAAGAATCTGTGCGGCGGCTAAAATTGTTGTTGCGACGCGGGACCACACAATGGATGAAAAAATAGTTGCTGAGATGAAACGTCTTTCGCAGAAGTACAGCGGCAGTTTTCTGAAGCTGGACAGCCTGAACATTGATGTTTCATCTCAGATGCTGCGCTCATGGATTGAGGAAGAACGTACGATAAAGTATTATGTACCGAACCGGGTAATTGATTATATCTATGAAAACCGGATTTACCGGTAG
- the yhbY gene encoding ribosome assembly RNA-binding protein YhbY, with protein sequence MTSKQRAYLKGLAMTMDPILQIGKSTLTPENTSSVAEALEARELIKINVLKNCMDDPKAIAQVLAERTQSEVVQVIGRKIVLYKEGKDDRKKIELPRR encoded by the coding sequence ATGACAAGTAAACAAAGAGCTTATTTAAAGGGCCTTGCCATGACGATGGATCCAATCCTGCAGATCGGAAAGTCAACCCTGACACCCGAAAATACTTCATCTGTGGCTGAAGCTTTGGAAGCACGGGAACTGATCAAGATCAACGTGCTGAAAAACTGTATGGATGATCCGAAAGCGATCGCTCAGGTACTGGCGGAACGCACACAGTCAGAAGTTGTTCAGGTGATTGGCAGAAAAATCGTACTTTACAAAGAGGGTAAGGATGACAGGAAAAAGATTGAGCTGCCCCGGAGATAA
- the obgE gene encoding GTPase ObgE — translation MFADRAKIIIRSGKGGDGHVSFRRELYVPNGGPDGGDGGKGGDVIFEVDEGLNTLTDYRHKRKFSAQSGEEGGKRRCHGKDGADIVLKVPEGTVIMEAEGGKVIADMSGDNRRQVVLRGGRGGKGNMHYATATMQAPKYAQPGQDAQELEVRLELKVIADVGLIGFPNVGKSTLLSRVTNARPKIANYHFTTINPNLGVVDLDGCSGFVIADIPGLIEGASEGVGLGHEFLRHIERTRVMIHVVDAASTEGRDPVDDIYKINEELRAYNPEIAERPQVIAANKTDVIYADDENPLERLKKEFEPQGISVFPISAVSGQGISELLYHVQHMLDNIEKKPVVFEQEFFPEDVLITENLPFTVEKAEDDAHTFIVEGPKIEKMLGYTNLDSEKGFAFFQKFLKDGGILKELEAAGIEEGDTVRMYGFEFDYYK, via the coding sequence ATGTTTGCAGACAGAGCGAAAATAATCATCCGGTCAGGAAAGGGCGGAGACGGTCACGTGAGTTTCCGCAGGGAGCTTTATGTACCGAACGGAGGACCGGACGGCGGTGACGGAGGAAAGGGCGGAGACGTCATTTTCGAAGTTGACGAAGGTCTGAATACCCTGACGGATTATCGACATAAAAGAAAATTCTCTGCACAGAGCGGAGAAGAGGGCGGCAAACGCCGCTGCCATGGAAAAGATGGCGCCGATATTGTATTAAAAGTTCCGGAAGGAACAGTGATTATGGAAGCAGAGGGCGGAAAAGTCATTGCGGATATGTCAGGAGATAACAGACGTCAGGTGGTACTGCGCGGAGGCAGGGGCGGAAAGGGTAATATGCATTATGCAACAGCCACGATGCAGGCACCGAAGTATGCACAGCCGGGTCAGGATGCACAGGAACTTGAGGTGCGTCTGGAGCTTAAGGTCATTGCGGATGTCGGGCTGATCGGATTTCCAAATGTGGGTAAGTCCACACTGTTGTCACGCGTGACGAACGCACGCCCTAAAATAGCAAATTATCATTTTACAACGATTAACCCGAATCTCGGTGTGGTGGATCTGGATGGATGCAGCGGTTTTGTCATAGCTGATATTCCGGGGCTGATCGAGGGAGCGTCGGAGGGTGTCGGACTCGGGCATGAATTTCTCAGGCATATTGAGCGCACGCGCGTTATGATTCATGTGGTGGATGCAGCATCTACGGAAGGACGGGATCCCGTAGATGATATTTATAAGATTAACGAAGAGCTCAGAGCTTATAATCCGGAAATTGCTGAACGTCCTCAGGTTATTGCAGCCAATAAAACAGATGTGATCTATGCGGATGATGAGAATCCGCTGGAACGCCTGAAGAAAGAATTTGAACCACAGGGTATTTCAGTCTTTCCGATATCCGCTGTCAGCGGACAGGGAATATCGGAACTTTTGTATCATGTACAGCATATGCTGGATAACATTGAGAAAAAACCGGTAGTATTTGAACAGGAATTTTTCCCGGAGGATGTGCTTATTACAGAGAACCTGCCGTTTACCGTGGAAAAAGCTGAAGACGATGCACATACTTTCATTGTGGAAGGGCCAAAGATTGAAAAAATGCTTGGTTACACGAATCTGGATTCTGAAAAAGGTTTTGCATTTTTCCAGAAGTTCCTGAAAGACGGAGGAATCCTGAAAGAACTGGAAGCTGCCGGAATTGAGGAAGGCGACACTGTTCGGATGTATGGTTTTGAGTTTGATTATTACAAATAG
- the rpmA gene encoding 50S ribosomal protein L27 codes for MLKMNLQLFAHKKGVGSTKNGRDSESKRLGAKRADGQFVKAGNILYRQRGTRIHPGVNVGRGKDDTLFALTDGVVRFERKGRDKKQVSIVPVSE; via the coding sequence ATGTTGAAAATGAACCTTCAGTTATTCGCACATAAAAAAGGTGTTGGTTCTACCAAGAACGGCAGAGATTCTGAATCCAAGAGGTTAGGTGCAAAAAGAGCCGATGGACAGTTTGTAAAAGCAGGGAATATCCTTTACAGACAGCGCGGAACAAGAATTCATCCAGGTGTGAATGTAGGACGCGGTAAAGATGATACACTGTTTGCATTGACAGACGGTGTTGTAAGATTCGAAAGAAAAGGAAGAGATAAGAAACAGGTTTCTATCGTTCCAGTATCAGAGTAA
- a CDS encoding ribosomal-processing cysteine protease Prp encodes MIEITVFVNNNKCIGIESKGHAGFGAYGNDIVCAAVSALTINTLNSIETFTEDHFEGGQDDGYLEFHLTQPVSDRAQLLLDSLVLGLEEIQKNYGNKFIEITTKEV; translated from the coding sequence ATGATTGAGATTACGGTTTTTGTGAACAATAACAAGTGTATCGGTATTGAATCTAAAGGACATGCAGGCTTCGGCGCATATGGCAATGACATTGTATGTGCAGCGGTTTCGGCATTGACGATCAATACGCTGAATTCCATCGAGACGTTTACGGAAGATCATTTCGAAGGCGGGCAGGATGATGGATATCTGGAATTTCATCTGACACAGCCGGTGAGTGACAGAGCACAGCTGCTGCTTGATTCTCTGGTGTTGGGTCTGGAAGAAATCCAGAAGAATTATGGAAATAAGTTTATAGAGATAACAACGAAGGAGGTGTAA
- the rplU gene encoding 50S ribosomal protein L21 has protein sequence MYAIIATGGKQYKVAEGDIIRVEKLGAQAGETVTFDDVLAVNNDGLKVGSDVANASVTASVVENGKAKKVVIYKYKRKTGYHKKNGHRQQFTKVKIEKINA, from the coding sequence ATGTACGCAATTATTGCAACAGGTGGTAAACAGTACAAAGTAGCCGAAGGCGATATCATTAGAGTGGAAAAACTTGGTGCACAAGCGGGTGAAACTGTTACATTTGATGATGTACTTGCAGTGAACAACGATGGTTTAAAAGTTGGTTCCGATGTAGCAAATGCAAGCGTAACTGCTTCTGTCGTTGAGAACGGAAAAGCTAAAAAAGTCGTAATCTATAAGTACAAAAGAAAAACTGGTTATCACAAGAAAAACGGTCACAGACAGCAGTTTACAAAAGTTAAGATTGAAAAAATCAACGCTTAA
- a CDS encoding DNA glycosylase, with protein MLKKKIPDMDLKQIAKSGQCFRMEEKQEKIYSLVASGRYLEIGQEGDLFSFSCSERDFQEVWEKYLDLHTDYGIIKASVDPGDPYLTEAVRFGWGIRILRQDLWEMIVTFLISQNNNITRIRRSVDLLCRKLGEDRTAENGTQYYTFPGPEAIVQGNMAVLKTLGLGYRDKYIYRTARAVLEGSLNLEDLKPADYETAHKKLTEQYGIGSKVADCICLFGLYHIDAFPIDTHIKKILEVHYPQGFPHDKYSGYGGILQQYMFYYDLNEKLRRIERIVV; from the coding sequence ATGCTGAAAAAGAAAATCCCGGATATGGATCTGAAGCAGATTGCGAAGTCAGGACAATGTTTCCGGATGGAGGAAAAACAGGAGAAAATTTATTCTCTTGTGGCTTCAGGGCGGTATCTGGAAATCGGGCAGGAAGGAGATCTGTTTTCTTTTTCGTGTTCTGAGAGGGATTTTCAGGAGGTCTGGGAAAAATATCTGGATCTGCATACGGACTATGGGATAATAAAAGCATCTGTTGACCCCGGGGATCCTTACCTTACTGAAGCCGTAAGGTTTGGATGGGGGATAAGAATACTGAGGCAGGACTTATGGGAAATGATCGTTACTTTCCTGATATCCCAGAACAACAATATCACCAGAATCAGAAGAAGCGTAGATCTTCTGTGCAGAAAACTGGGGGAGGACCGGACTGCGGAGAACGGAACACAGTATTACACCTTTCCGGGCCCGGAGGCCATTGTGCAGGGCAATATGGCGGTTTTGAAAACACTGGGACTTGGATACCGCGACAAATATATTTACCGTACAGCCAGGGCTGTCCTGGAAGGAAGCCTGAACCTTGAAGATCTGAAGCCTGCGGATTATGAAACCGCGCACAAAAAGCTGACAGAGCAGTATGGTATTGGCAGTAAGGTGGCGGACTGTATTTGTCTGTTTGGCCTTTATCATATCGATGCGTTCCCGATTGACACCCATATAAAAAAAATTCTGGAGGTTCATTATCCACAGGGATTCCCCCATGATAAATATAGCGGATACGGGGGAATCCTGCAGCAGTACATGTTCTACTATGATCTTAACGAAAAACTGCGCAGAATTGAGAGGATCGTTGTTTAA
- a CDS encoding DegV family protein, producing MNKVAVVTDSNSGITQKEAKVLGISVIAMPFFINGQIHYEDIDLTQEQFYEHLADDIDVSTSQPSPGEVMELWDKLLREYHEIVHIPMSSGLSATCATATALALEDTYAGKVHVVDNQRISVTQRQSVMDALELAEAGMTGAQIKEILENEKFQSSIYIMVDTLKYLKKGGRITPAAAMIGTVLNLKPVLQIQGEKLDAYAKVRGQKQAKKTMLDAMKKDFDTRFLDAAVRKEMHLAVAHTANEDEAIRFKQEIEEAFPDIDVIVNPLSLSVACHIGPGSLAIASSKKMDRGFKC from the coding sequence ATGAACAAAGTTGCGGTTGTTACGGACAGCAACAGCGGTATAACACAGAAGGAAGCGAAGGTACTGGGGATCAGTGTCATTGCCATGCCTTTTTTTATCAATGGACAGATTCACTATGAGGACATCGATCTGACACAGGAACAGTTTTATGAACACCTTGCAGATGACATTGATGTATCAACATCACAGCCGTCACCGGGAGAAGTGATGGAACTGTGGGACAAACTGCTGAGAGAATATCATGAGATTGTTCATATCCCAATGTCGAGCGGACTCAGCGCGACCTGTGCGACGGCGACAGCGCTTGCGTTGGAGGATACTTACGCGGGGAAAGTGCATGTTGTTGATAACCAGAGGATATCAGTGACACAGCGCCAGTCTGTCATGGATGCACTTGAACTGGCTGAGGCGGGTATGACCGGCGCGCAGATTAAAGAAATTCTGGAAAATGAGAAGTTTCAGTCAAGTATCTATATTATGGTTGATACGCTGAAATATTTGAAAAAAGGCGGACGCATCACCCCGGCTGCAGCTATGATCGGCACAGTTCTGAATCTGAAACCGGTGCTGCAGATTCAGGGAGAAAAGCTGGACGCATATGCAAAAGTGCGCGGCCAGAAGCAGGCAAAAAAGACCATGCTGGATGCCATGAAAAAAGATTTTGACACCCGCTTTCTGGATGCAGCAGTCAGAAAAGAGATGCACCTGGCTGTTGCTCACACGGCAAATGAAGACGAAGCCATACGTTTTAAGCAGGAAATTGAAGAAGCATTTCCTGACATTGATGTGATCGTTAATCCTCTTTCTCTGAGCGTTGCCTGTCATATAGGCCCTGGATCACTGGCGATTGCCTCCTCTAAAAAAATGGACCGGGGTTTTAAATGCTGA
- a CDS encoding ribonuclease E/G, protein MGKKLILTGFSIYDTKCRVMAVLDETGVLELQVHPLEDDTILGNIYIGKVNKVMPEIKGAFIDIKPNFPCYLSLDECETRGLKAGDELLVQVEQEALKSKVPKVTVNLNLAGKFMVVTLGRKELGISSRLDRDVRRSLKKWMEPYKREDCGIIMRTNAAGASEEEILKELSELYQRLDTVLLKGRTRTCYSLVEQAVPYYIQELKNLKDGELEKFITDIPEIYESINSYLTEYQPGSSRMLQFYEDRLLPLHKLFSLEREVSNALRQKIWLRSGGFLVIQQTEAFVAIDVNSGKYSGKKKASETYRKINLEAAREIARQLRIRNLYGIILVDFINMDNPDHQDELLHVLSACCKKDPVKTNVIDMTRLQIVEITRKKTRKSLHEQISTLRGAKEGDV, encoded by the coding sequence TTGGGTAAGAAACTGATACTGACCGGCTTTTCCATTTACGATACGAAATGCCGGGTTATGGCGGTTCTGGATGAAACCGGAGTTTTGGAGCTTCAGGTTCATCCACTGGAGGACGATACCATTCTGGGCAATATTTACATTGGAAAAGTAAACAAGGTGATGCCGGAAATCAAAGGTGCTTTTATTGATATCAAACCTAATTTCCCGTGTTATCTTTCACTGGATGAGTGTGAAACCAGGGGCCTGAAGGCAGGAGATGAACTTTTAGTGCAGGTGGAGCAGGAGGCATTAAAATCAAAGGTGCCAAAAGTTACAGTCAATCTGAATCTGGCTGGAAAATTCATGGTAGTTACGCTCGGAAGAAAAGAGCTGGGGATCTCTTCCAGGCTGGACAGGGATGTACGCCGCAGTCTGAAAAAATGGATGGAGCCATATAAAAGAGAGGACTGTGGTATTATCATGCGCACCAATGCCGCAGGTGCTTCTGAAGAAGAGATACTGAAAGAGTTATCCGAACTGTACCAGAGGCTGGATACTGTATTGTTAAAAGGCCGGACACGGACCTGCTACTCACTGGTAGAACAGGCAGTCCCATATTACATCCAGGAACTGAAAAATCTAAAAGATGGAGAACTCGAAAAGTTTATCACAGATATTCCGGAAATATATGAAAGTATTAACAGTTATCTGACTGAATATCAGCCTGGAAGTTCACGAATGCTGCAGTTCTATGAAGACAGGCTGCTTCCTCTGCATAAGCTTTTTTCGCTGGAAAGAGAAGTCTCGAATGCCCTGAGGCAGAAAATCTGGCTTAGGAGCGGGGGCTTTCTGGTGATTCAGCAGACGGAGGCATTTGTTGCCATCGATGTAAACAGCGGAAAATACAGCGGGAAAAAGAAGGCTTCTGAAACTTACCGGAAAATCAATCTGGAAGCAGCCAGAGAGATTGCCAGGCAATTGCGTATTCGTAATTTATATGGTATTATTTTAGTTGATTTTATTAATATGGATAATCCGGATCATCAGGATGAGCTGCTGCATGTGCTGTCAGCCTGCTGCAAAAAAGATCCGGTCAAGACGAATGTCATAGATATGACACGTCTGCAGATAGTAGAGATCACGAGAAAAAAGACCAGGAAATCCCTGCACGAACAAATCAGTACATTAAGAGGTGCCAAGGAGGGCGACGTATGA
- a CDS encoding TIGR03936 family radical SAM-associated protein yields the protein MKVRVKFEKKGAMKFIGHLDMMRYFQKAIRRAGIDVAYSEGFSPHMIMSFAAPLGVGVTSSGEYFDMEVRTPMSTADFGRCFNAVMAEGIRVMSVREIPDQKASKAMSLVAAADYYVDFREGREPKQNYRELISGFMAQPSIIVMKKTKRSEQETDIRPLIYRFELIDGRIFMQLATGSVHNLKPELVMETFYHYIGEEVIPFAWMVHRDEVYANTGDDQHLKLVTLESLGKIIG from the coding sequence TTGAAAGTAAGGGTTAAATTTGAGAAAAAGGGTGCGATGAAGTTTATAGGACATCTGGATATGATGCGTTATTTTCAGAAGGCGATCCGGCGTGCAGGGATAGATGTCGCTTATTCAGAGGGCTTCAGCCCGCATATGATCATGTCATTTGCTGCACCGCTCGGTGTTGGAGTGACCAGCAGCGGGGAATACTTTGATATGGAAGTGAGGACGCCAATGTCAACTGCAGACTTTGGACGGTGTTTCAATGCCGTGATGGCAGAAGGTATCAGGGTGATGAGTGTCCGTGAGATTCCGGACCAGAAAGCCAGCAAGGCAATGTCGCTGGTGGCTGCCGCAGATTATTATGTGGATTTCCGGGAAGGCCGGGAACCAAAACAAAATTACAGAGAACTGATCTCCGGATTTATGGCACAGCCTTCCATCATAGTGATGAAAAAAACAAAGCGCAGTGAGCAGGAGACGGATATTCGTCCCTTGATTTACCGGTTTGAATTGATAGACGGACGCATATTCATGCAGCTTGCAACCGGAAGTGTTCATAATCTGAAACCTGAGCTGGTGATGGAAACATTCTATCATTATATTGGTGAAGAAGTTATACCGTTTGCGTGGATGGTCCACCGGGATGAAGTCTATGCAAACACAGGAGACGATCAGCATTTGAAACTGGTAACTCTGGAAAGTCTGGGTAAGATCATTGGGTAA